A DNA window from Dama dama isolate Ldn47 chromosome 19, ASM3311817v1, whole genome shotgun sequence contains the following coding sequences:
- the LOC133073649 gene encoding keratin-associated protein 10-8-like: MAFSTLSACSSDLSYSSRVCLPGSYDSCADSSWQVDDCPESCCEPPCCAPSCCAPAPCLTLLCAPVSCKSSPCCQPACSSSYLVLSCQQSSCQSSCCTSSPCQQDCCEPVCCKPVCCEPVCCRPVCCTPVCCTPVCCRPVCCESSPCSASLCCQPNPCSSVSCRPSSSVSLLCRPVCRPACCVPASSCQPSCCRPASCVSLLCRPACSRPACCIPTVAPEPCC, encoded by the coding sequence ATGGCTTTCTCCACCCTGTCTGCCTGTTCCAGCGACCTGAGCTACAGCAGCCGGGTCTGCCTGCCCGGGTCCTATGACTCCTGCGCCGACTCCTCCTGGCAGGTGGACGACTGTCCAGAGAGCTGCTGTGAGCCCCCCTGCTGTGCCCCAAGCTGCTGTGCCCCAGCCCCCTGCCTGACCCTCCTCTGCGCCCCAGTGAGCTGCAAGTCCAGCCCCTGCTGCCAGCCAGCCTGCAGCAGCTCCTACCTGGTCTTGAGCTGCCAGCAGTCTAGCTGCCAGTCCTCCTGCTGCACCTCCTCCCCCTGCCAGCAAGACTGCTGTGAGCCCGTCTGCTGCAAGCCCGTCTGCTGTGAGCCCGTCTGCTGCAGGCCGGTCTGCTGCACGCCTGTCTGTTGCACGCCGGTCTGCTGCAGGCCCGTGTGCTGTGAGTCCTCCCCCTGCTCAGCCTCCTTGTGCTGCCAGCCCAACCCCTGCTCCTCGGTCAGTTGCAGACCCTCCTCCTCTGTGTCCCTGCTCTGCCGTCCTGTGTGCCGCCCCGCCTGCTGCGTGCCCGCCTCCTCctgccagcccagctgctgccgCCCGGCCTCCTGCGTGTCCCTGCTCTGCCGGCCCGCATGCTCCCGCCCTGCTTGCTGCATCCCAACCGTGGCCCCGGAGCCCTGTTGCTGA